TATGTTTGATGACGCGAAGAAACCCTTATACCCAGGATGTAAGAAATTCACAAAGTTATCAGCCCTCGTGAGATTGTATAACCTGAAGGTTAGGTATGGTTGGGCGAATACTAGCTTCTCTGAATTGCTGTCCATAATAAGTGATCTATTACCTGATAACAATGAAATTCCATGTTCTTTGTACGAAGCGAAGAAAACACTTGGTGCCCTAGGACTGAGTTACCAAAAGATTGATGCATGCCCTAATGATTGTTGCTTGTAcagaaaagaatatgaaaagttgACCAAGTGCCCTAAGTGTGGTTTGTCAAGGTGGAAGATCGCTAAGAacacaaaaaaggaaaatagtgGTGTGGCTGCTAAGCAGATGTGCTACTTTCCAATAATTCCAAGATTTATAAGAATGTTCAAGAGATCTGAAAATGCTAAGAACTTGTGTTGGTATGCGATAGATAGACAAGTTGATGGTATTTTGAGACACCCGGCTGACACTCCATCATGGAGGTTGATAGACCACATGTTGCCAACCTTTGGGTCAGAACCGAGAAATCTCCGTTTGGGTTTGTCTACTGATGGAATTAACCCATTTGGAGATATGTCGACGACGTACAGTTGTTGGCCCATCATCACTACAATATACAACCTTCCACCATGGCTGTGTATgagaagaaaacatttgaTGCTGACAATGTTAATATCAGGTCCAAAGCAACCGGGCTACGATATCAATACGTACTTAGCACCTTTAATTGATGATCTACAAACGTTGTGGATGGATGGAGTTCGTTGTTTCGATGCATATAAGGAAGAATATTTCACACTGCAGGCTGTATTATTATGAACCATCAACAATTTTCCAGCATACGGTAATCTATGCGATTTTAGTGTGAAAGGATATAAGGCTTGTCCAATATGTGGAGAGGAGACTACTTCTATAAGATTGCaacatggaaaaaaaatgtcatacatGGGACACAGGAAGTATTTGCCAAGACATCATCcatacaaattacaaaaaaaaaaaaaaattaatgggaAGCAAGAGCATGGAATTCCTCCACAACCCTTGTCGGGCGAGGCCATGTACCTTAAGATGAAAGACATGATATTTTCATGTGGGAAGAAGTGTGGGAAGACCGTGCATAATGAAGGTGGCAATGACTATTGGAAAAGAAGACctgatttttttcaactacCATATTGGAAACACTTGCATGTTCGACACTGTTTAGACATAatgcatattgaaaaaaatgtatgcatGAACATAGTGGGCACCTTACTTGATATACCAGGAAAAAGTAAGGATGGGATGAATACTAGACTTGACTTGGTTGATATGAAAATTAGACCAGAATTGGCAACCAACGTTTACTGGTAATAGAACTTATATCCCTGCGGCATGTTATACACtgtcaaaagaagagaagtatCGATTTTGCAAGACTTTGTCAGAAATTAAAGTTCCAGAAGGTTATTCAGCAAATATTAGTAGTCGTGTCTCTTTGGATGACTTAAAACTGACCGGCCTTAAGTCGCACGACTGTCATGTTTTAATGCAGCAACTGCTTCCAATTGCAATACGTTCAGTCCTACCGAAGAATGTGAGGTACACTATTAGTAGATTgtgcttcttcttcaatgCGATTTGTGCCAAAAGTTTTTCTGTCTCAGATCTTGATGCACTTCAAGAAGATATAGTTCTGACTTTATGCAATCTTGAGAAGTATTTCCCACCCTCGTTTTTTACAATCATGGTTCACCTTGTCGTTCATCTCGTTAGAGAAGTAAAGCTTTGTGGACCAGTATATTTGCGATGGATGTACCCATTTGAACGATGCATGAAAGTGTTGAAAAGTTATGCGAGGAGGCATTGCAGAAGCAAGCATATGCGAGGAGGCAGTTAAATTCTGTTCAGGTTTTCTTTCTGGATTAGATCCTATTGGACTTGGGTCACTCAATTCAAGGACAGAAATACAAAGCGTTCGACTGCTATCAGCAGGAACATACGTTCGACCCGATGTCCAACAACTCAAGCAAGCACATCTTCATGTCTTACAGAACATTGGAGAAGTGCACCCATACGTTGAGTAAGCATTCGTATGATTATATACTGTCATTAATTTACCCTCAAGCCACCAATTTAATGTATGAAACATTTCGTAGGcaacatttcaatcaattaaagATGGAAAATCGCAGAAGAGCAAAAAATGAACAGTGGCTACAAGTAGACATAATCGATCCTTCAGTGCATGGTTTAGGGATCGGGTACGTacacaatcaaaattttattttcgtttaatctaattgttcaatatttagaaCGACTAATTGTTCTATTCAATAGATGATGAGTGAACTACAGGAAGGGAAGGTGCTCTCGAACACCATACGTTGGCTTGCACATGGACCCCACCCTGCTTTAATGATGTACGACGGATACATAATTAATGGAACGTCTTACCACACAAAATCTCGTGATGACTACCGAACGGTGCAAAACAGTGGGATTATGTTAGTCGCAACAACAATGCAAGTGTCAAGTGCGAAGGACAAAAACCCGGTCGTCTGTGACATGTCTTTCTATGGCACCATTCAAGAGATTTGGGAAGTCAACTACAATATGTTTAAGGTTGTTCTTTTCAAATGCAATTGGGTTGAAAATAATGCTGGTGTTCGGAAGGACGATCTGAACTACACACTGGTGGACCTTAGTCGAATTGGCCACTATTCAGATTCGTTCATTATTGCCACACACGGAAGACAAGTATTCTATGTCACAGATCCTGTTGATGCAAGATGGTCGGTTGTTGTGATGCCACCCGAGAAGGACTTTCCCCACAAATGTGTTGATGATGACATAAATGACATCTTACCTCACTATCCCCCACTCTCTTCTTACCAcacaacttttgattttgacgAAGGTGGTGAAACATATGCTAGACCTGACTGTGAAGGCACATGGGTTACCAATTGACTATCCCCACAAATGAGTTAatcattgttgtttttttcttcgttGTAGGACTATTCCATTTTTAGAGATGACTACTTCAGAATGTACCATtatcaagttttcttttcatgttcaatactttctttgttttcaaatttcggAGAATTTTATGTAGTAGATGTTCTAATTTGAAAGTGTTATGTGCGTTACCATATTTAGTGTGAATTTTgcctaattaaatttgtatgaatcgtttcctattttctttgagaacCAAGGGTTTATTAATGTTGAGTTATGTTAACacttttttggttatttcatatttcacatttacaattaattgttatataagtgttatgaaatattaaatgagTATTGTTACTAACAGTGTGTTGggttatgttttaaaacacaTGTATGTTTGCAGTAATGGTTCATTCAGATGATGATGAGGTTGCTACACCCATTCAAAGAGGGGAAACTAGTAGCCAGAAAAAGAAACGTGGCCCTACGGGAATGAAAGATATAACACGTTTTAGTAGTGAGGGACGGAGAATGGTTATTCAGTATAATGAACTAGGTCAACCGATTGGACCGAATGCAACGAAGTTGAAGAGTTTTATTGGAACGACCGTAAGGTTTCACGTTCCTATCACGTACTCTACTTGGCATGCTGTTTCAATAGAGATGAAGgagaaaatttatgaattgatTGAGGTAAAAATTCTTCTTATTGAGTGTTTTTAGGTTAAACTACCAACTTCAACAGATTTaatacatttgaattttttttttttttgtaggccGGCTTCATTCTTGACCCCAAGTCGAGGAAAAGCATACTTCAAAATGTGGGAGTATGCTATCGTGGGTTCAAGTCGAGATTAACAACTACGTACGTACTTCCATTTAAGGACGATGTGGAGAAATTAAAACACCCACCAGCGGAATACTCATTCATTGATCAAGACCATTGGGATGAATTTGTGGCTTCACGGTTGAAGGAAGATTTTGAAGTACGTATGGATATCCAAAcattttcttatactttatGTACAATTTGTTACAcaaatatgttaatttaatagaTGTTATACAACTTTTTCTacagaaaaaaagtgaagatggTAAACTGAAAAGGAAGCTGTACAAATACAACCATAGAACATCTCGCAAGGGGTATGCAAATCTGGTTGAGGAGTTGGTAAGTAACTGCCCTTAAAGatgttctttgttttcatgATGTTAGATTCCAAATATAACATATACTGTTTATGTAGCGTGCATCTCTTCTTCGTCAGATCAAATAGATCGATCGATAGTATGGAAACATGCACGGTTGGATCGTAAGGGAGAGTTCCCAGATAAAGAGACGATGGACGTTGCCAATCTCATTGTAAGTTA
This DNA window, taken from Cucumis sativus cultivar 9930 chromosome 6, Cucumber_9930_V3, whole genome shotgun sequence, encodes the following:
- the LOC116404482 gene encoding uncharacterized protein LOC116404482 translates to MDKSWMTQNRMSREYDLGVERFIKFGLSHAKGLNSIRCPCLNCGNRLLKDVSTVRYHLYANGIDKSYKVWFWHGEELNSDNVANTMENTVDETDENDDLFNTINMVQSVQEQSCNASNTFDTMFDDAKKPLYPGCKKFTKLSALVRLYNLKVRYGWANTSFSELLSIISDLLPDNNEIPCSLYEAKKTLGALGLSYQKIDACPNDCCLYRKEYEKLTKCPKCGLSRWKIAKNTKKENSGVAAKQMCYFPIIPRFIRMFKRSENAKNLCWYAIDRQVDGILRHPADTPSWRLIDHMLPTFGSEPRNLRLGLSTDGINPFGDMSTTYSCWPIITTIYNLPPWLCMRRKHLMLTMLISGPKQPGYDINTYLAPLIDDLQTLWMDGVRCFDAYKEEYFTLQAVLL